TCCCGTGGCAACTTCTCCTGCGAGATTGAAAATGCACTGAACGAGACCTTAGGACGCCTGCCTCCAAATAGCTCTGTGATACTGGTTAACCACTTCCCCTTCTTCGATGTGGATGGTCCGAGAAAGGCGCTCATGAGAAGCTCTTTTTTAAGAGAGCTGCTCATGAAAAACCCTGCAATTAAATTCTATCTAAATGGCCACACCCACCGCCATGCCATCGCGGACCTCCGCCCAAGCGGCCTACCGATTATGCTCGATAGCGGAAGCAGCTCTCATCAGAAACATGGGGCGTGGAATCTTATTGAAATTCAAGGAAACTCGTGCGAGATTGAGCCTTTCTTCTGGAAAAACTCCGCATGGCAGCCCCAAGAAAAAAGGAGAGTGCAACTGTGAAAGAGAAAAAAGCAGCGCCGCTGCCCTGGTATAAAGAGGGTCTTCGTTTCGAGTGCACAGGATGCGGTCAGTGCTGCACTGGAGCTCCCGGCTACGTCTGGATCAATGAGAATGAGATCACAGAGATGGCAAAGACCTTGAAGATCTCGGAAGAGGAGTTCATTCGAAAGTATACGAGACTGGTGAATGGAAGGCTCTCTCTCATCGAACACCCAACTACATTCGACTGCGTCTTCTTAAAAGAGAATCGCTGCACTGTCTACCACGCTAGGCCAAGCCAGTGCCGTACGTTTCCTTGGTGGCGAGAAAATCTCACTTCAGAGCATGCTTGGAAGAGTGCAGCAAAGCGCTGCGAAGGGATCAGCAAAGATGCTCCTATCGTCCCTCTAAAAGTTATTCAGGAGCAGTTAAACATCGAAGAGGAGTAGCGCGTGACTTTTCCAGCAACTTTTGGTTCAGAACTTAAAAAGAGAATTCAAGAGTGGTTGGATGGCCCCTACGATGAGAAGAGCAAAGAAGCCGTTCGCTCTCTTCTTGAAAAAAATCCGAAAGGCCTTGAAGACGCCTTCTACACCCGCCTCTCTTTTGGCACCGGTGGAATGCGCGGTCTTATGGGAGTCGGAACAAATCGCCTCAACATCTACACGATCCGCCTAACGACTCAGGGCCTTGCAAACTACATCCTCAAACAGAAAGAAGATCGCAGAGTGGTGATCGGGTATGACTCACGTCACAACTCAAAGGCTTTTGCAGAAGAGGCCGCTCGCGTGCTTGCGGGTAATGGCGTCTCCGTGATGCTTCTCAAAGAGCTGCGCCCCACTCCCTACGTCTCGTTTGCAGTTAGACAGCTCCACTGCCTTTGCGGCATCATGATTACCGCCTCTCACAACCCCGCTGAGTACAATGGATACAAGGTGTTCTGGGCAGATGGAGGACAGGTCGTTCCTCCTCACGACACCGCGATCATGGAAGAGGTCGGAAAAGTAACTGTTTTAAAATCGGTGAAGCTTGCAGAGCTCCCCTCTCCACTCATCGAAATGGTCGATGAGAAGCTAGACCAGACCTATCTAGATCAGATCCGCCCACTACAATTCTTTCCAGAACAGAACCGCGAAAAAGGGAGCAGTCTAAAAATCTGCTATACGAGCCTCCATGGAACTGGCATTACTCTCGTACCAAAAGCGTTGAAAGAGTGGGGTTTCACCAATCTCTCATTTGTTGAAGAGCAGATCAAACCCGATGGCGACTTCCCGACTGTGAAGTTTCCTAACCCAGAGTTTAAGGAGACGCTCGCTATGGGCATCGCTCTTTTAGAAAAAGAGAAGGGAGATATTTTAATTGCTAACGATCCCGATGCCGATCGCACTGGTCTTGTCGCAATGCATCAGGGAAAGTCTGTTATCCTCACTGGCAATGAGATCGGCGCTTTGAGCGTCCACTTCATCTGTGAAATTCTAAAAAAACGCAAAAAGATGCCTCCAAAAGGAGCCTTCGTTACGACGATCGTATCCACCGAGCTCATGAAAACGGTTGCCGCATCCTATAATATCCCCTGCTTTGAGGTGCTTACAGGGTTCAAGTATATCGGCGAAAAGATCCACGAGTGGGAGCTCTCCAAAGATGGCTACAAGTTCCTCTTCGGTGCGGAAGAGTCCTACGGCTTCCTCATCGGTACTGTGGCCAGAGACAAAGATGCGATCATCTCTACCTGTTTTATCTCAGAAATGGCCCTAGATGCGAAGCTGCATGGAGAGACGCTCGTCGATCGTCTCCACGCCCTCTACAAGACCTATGGAATCTTCAGAGAGAAGCAGTACTCTCTTAATTTTGCATCTGGCAAAGAGGAGATGGAGCAGATCAAAACACTGATGGCTGGGCTAAGAAAGAATCCTCCAAAAGAGATCGCCGGACAGCCAGTTGTCGCAATCGAAGATTATGAAACAGGCGAAAAAAGAGACCTCATCACAGGTAAGAAAGAGGCTCTCACTCTTCCAAAATCCGACGTCCTCCTCTTCCGCTTGAAAGATGAGAGCAAGCTCATCATCCGTCCATCTGGCACAGAGCCCAAGGTAAAGCTCTACGTAGGAGTGCGCCTAAAAGCCTTTGATTCGGTCGACCAGGGTATCACCCTCTGCGAACAGAAGCTCGATACTCTCATCTCGAGCTTCAAGTCCTTCGCCAAAATATAAAAATTTTTGACTAAATGTCAGCCCACCCCTAAAAGGATGATAGAACACAGAAATCCTTTAGGAGGGGTTATGAGAGTTTATTTATCAAAAATGTTAGCGCTGTTGATTTGCGCATCGCCAATGGCACTACAAGCTGCTTCGTCAGACAACGGGATGGTAAAGGGAAAAGTGATTCAATTTCTCTTAGATACAGATAGCAAAGGAAACAAAATACCCTATCTAATCGATGCAAAGGGAAAAAAGATTAAGCTCACCATGGGAACACTAATCAACGCCACAGCTGAAGCGTGGATGGATGGAGGAGCAAAAAATGGTGGCCAAACGAAGCTCGATCCAAATGCTATTGCGATGTTCAGACTCGATAGAGATGGAAACTCTATCCAAGCGCGTCTCTTTGATAAAGATGGAAGAGAAGAGCCTTTAAACCTAGGTAATCTTCTCTGCTCAGCTGCTCAGGCCTATCCCGGCTGCACAGCTCAAGAGATGGATGGCCAAACTGTGAATCTCCCACTCGCGTTCGAACTCGATGATGATGGTTATATTCAAGGATACCTTGCAGGCCCTGATAAAGAGCCCTTTAACCTAGGCGTGATGTTCCGAGAAACCATTCTCATGTTGAACAAGTGTAATCAATAGTCGAGCAACCAGAGTGTCGCGCTTTGAGAAAAGAAGCTCGACACTCTCATCCCCAGCTTCAAATTCTTCTCCAAAATCTAGCAACATTAAAGAACTCCTTCCTTGAGGAAGAAGTCAATATTAGTTTTTTTATTAAGTTTTGAAAAGAGCCAAAATAGACATGTCGGATGGTGTGCGCTGGCGCCACACCTCCCGCGACCACCTTGCGCTTCACCTCGCTTTGCCAAACCGTGTGCTCGAAAGCAGAGTGGGCCTTCGCCCTACCCTGCACGCCTGGCCGGCTTTTCTGTGCTACGGTTTTGCTTTGCGATCTGAATCGATCGACTGCTCGAGGCGCTCATCCCACTTCCTCCGTCGTGGGTCCCTTTCGCGTCCAGTCGCAGGGCTATGCAAAGAGGTTGAAGAGAAAAGTCTTTAGCCTTTCTCATTGCCTCTGCGACTGGACGCGAAAGGGGCCCCGCACCCGAGACGTTAGTCCGGCGGGGAATGAGCGCCTCGAGCAGCCGATCGATGCATATCGCACAGCAAAATTGCACCCGCAGGAGAAGCGCGGCGAGCGCGTCAGGGGTCGTACAGAGGTACGCCCCTTCTCCGAGGACGCGATTTGGCAAAGCGAGATGCAGCGCAAGTGGGTCGCAGGGAGGCCCCGAGAGAAAGCGAAGCTTTCGCCTGGCCTACCCGACATGTCTCTCTGGATAACAATAAAAGAATATTGTGCGTTTTTTTCAAAAAAACGCGTTTATGCGGATTAGGGTTTGGGGGGGTATTTGATGCGGAGGTGGTTGGCGACGATGAGGGATTGTATCATCGATTTTTTGACGCGCTCGAGCTCTTCGAATGAGAGCTCGCATCTTTCGAGTTGACCATCGCGGATCTTTGTTTCTACGAGTTTTTCAACTAGAGCAGTGATGCTCTCCTCGCTCACCTCTTCCAGGCAGCGAGAGGCAGCCTCAACGGTGTCTGCAATCATGAGAATCGCAGACTCTTTCGTCTGCGGTTTGGGTCCCTGATAGCGAAACTTCTTCTGATCTGTTGAGACCTTCTCTTCGCCATCTAAATCTTTCTGTTTTGAATAGAAGTAGTAGACGAGCTGCGTGCCGTGATGCTCGCGGATCACATCGATGAATGGAGGAGGCAGTCTATGTTTGCGAGCAAGGCGCTCTCCCTCTGCAACGTGAGCAATAATCACTTGAGTCGACTCGAGAGGTGTGAGCAGCTGGTGCATATTAAATCCACCCAGCTGGTTCTCAGTAAAATAGTGGGGATTAAAGAGCTTGCCAACATCGTGGTAGAGGGCGCTAATGCGGCAGAAGAGGCCATTGGCTCCAATTGCCCGCGCTGCAGACTCGGCCAGATTTCCCACAACCAGGCTGTGCTGGTAGGTTCCGGGGGCCTCTACACTGAGCCTGCGCAGCAGTGGATGCTGCGGGTCCATGTACTCGATGAGGGCCATGTCTGTAACCACAGGAAAGAGAGACTCGACAACAGTTAAAAAGCCAACAGCGAGAGCTGCCGTTGAAAAGAGAAATCCAAATGTGGCAGTAAGATCGACCAGAAGGCCAGGGTTGAAGAGGGTGTGATCCCAGAGATGAAATGCTAGAAGCATCGGCATCGTGCAGATGAAGATCTTTCCACAGATAACAAAAACCTCTCGTCTCTTGTGCAGCCTGAAGCAGCAGAGGAGAGCGATGAATGAGGCGAAGGCGTTAAAGATAAACACTTTTATCTGATCGCCAGAGGTTGTAAGCGCAAGAGCGGCTGTTAGACAGAGAGAGACGAATAGGGAGACCTCCCAGCCCATGAAAATCGCAATAAGAATCGAAGCAAAAGGAACAACCAGAGGATAGCGGATCAGATCGGCAAAGGGCTTTCCTGATCCAAAGAGGTAGTGCTCTCCTGTTTTAAAAAAAATAAGAGTGATAAGCACGATTGAAGCAAGGAGGGAGAGCTGCTGCAGGCTCTGATAAACTTTAGGGTGTCTACGATAGAGAAAGAGAACGGTTGAAAAGGTGAAGAGTGAGCTAAAAAGAAAACTACCGATAAATGAGAGAGGATACCAGGGCTCATTCATCTTTTTCATCGATGCGGTCATCGCTTCGAACATCGCAACGTGCCGCGGTGTAACGCGCTCTCCTGTGCGAATAAGGTGGCTCCCCGCACTTACTTTTGTCAGCTTGGGACCAATTGCTCTCTCGGCGCTCTCGCGATAATTTCTCTCTGCCAAGTCATCTTCTTCAAGCTTCCACTCCGAATTGGCGAAAAAAGAGAGGAGGTAGTCGGAGGCTCTTCCTTCCAATCCCGTTTTGCTTTTTAAACTCTCCTGAATTTTCTTCCAGAAATTCTCGGGCAGTCTGCCCTCTTTGACTGGGAAAGATATGTAAAGAGGAGACTGGTCTGCAAAGAGGGTCTGCGCGCGGTAGTAGGTGCGCGCATCCGTGTGGCGCGCCTGCACTAGAGCGGCTTCGATATAGTCGATGCTCTGAGCTAGCTTCTCATAAGGAATCTCCGGAAAGTGCTCTCTCCAGACCTTCTCATCCCTAAGTTTTAAACCTACCTCAGCACAGCGCTTCTTTACATCTTGTACGCAGGTTGCATAGATAGAACCGATATCTTTAGCCGCCTCCTGTTTTAGAAGCCCTGTTGCTTCATCATCGGGGAAGTCAAAGTCGATCTGGCTCGTGACGTATCTTGGAGAGATCGTCCCTAGCTCTGGAGTATACGATGTGTCGTTGCGAAAGTGAAAAAAGAGGGAGAGTGCGGCGAGAAATGAGAGGCCGATAAATAGCCGCCAGCTTCTCCCCTTTACCCGTTCACTCGATAGATTTTCCATACCTCTCCCTTATACCAGAGGTGAGCATTATACTCGCAACAGACCTTCTTGAAATGATAGAAAATATTTAAATTCTTCAAGATTTACAAAATTCAAGGTATAGTTCGGGCATGAGCAAAAGCAGACCTTACCTGGTGATTCCGCGCCGCTTCCGCCCGCAGACCTTTGCATCAATGGTCGGCCAAGAAGCTATAGTCACAACATTAAAAAATGCGCTGCGCTTTGAAAGGCTCGCCCACGCCTACCTCTTCTGCGGCTGCAGAGGAACAGGTAAAACGACTCTCGCTCGGCTTTTTGCAAAAGCGTTAAACTGTCAAAATCTTACTCCTGAACAAGAGCCCTGCAACAGCTGCACTTCATGCCTTGAGATTAGCAGCGGCAGATCTTTAGATGTGCTCGAAATCGATGGAGCCTCTAACCGCGGCATCGATGATATTCGAGAGATCAACGAGACCGTTGGCTACTCGCCAGCTTCGGGAAAGTATAAAATTTATATCATAGATGAAGTTCATATGCTTACAAAGGAGGCGTTCAACGCTCTCCTAAAAACTCTCGAAGAGCCCCCTGCTCAAATTAAATTCTTTTTTGCTACTACAGAGCCGCACAAGGTCCCACCTACCATTACCAGCAGATGCCAGCGCTTCGACCTCTGCAGAATCTCCGAAGAGGCGTGCGTAAAAAAACTCTCGTCCATCGCGGCAGAACTTAAAATTGAAGTGGAGCCTGAGGCGCTGCTTCGAATTGCCCAGAGATCTGAAGGGTCTCTACGCGATGCGGAGTCTCTCTTAGATCAGCTCTCTTGCTACTCAGATGGTGTGATCACAGAGGAGAAGGTTGTGGCCCATCTGGGGCTCACTCCTCAGAGCTCCTATTTTGAGCTCGATCTGGCCATTTCTAAAGGGGATCTCTCGTTCGCATTTACCCTTTCTGAGGAGATCTTTAATGCGGGAAGAGATCTGGGCTGCTTTTTAGAAGGGCTGATGGACCACTTCCGCCTCCTGCTGCTTATTAAGCTACGCCAGCCGCTTCCTCTTCTTACAGAGCGTGAGAAAGCCAGCTATCTTGCTTCAGCTCAGAAGTATACTGATGAGCAGTGTCTATATATTCTCGACTTCTTGAAAAAAGAGTGGCAGAACTTCTCTAAAACTCTACTTAAGAGAGTGACGCTCGAAATGATTCTACTGCACCTTCTGCGCACTGGATCACGCGTCTCCTTAGATAGCCTAGTCAGACGCCTCTCAGAGCTTGAAGGCACTTTTTCTACCGATAATGTCGCAGCCAGTCAAAAACCAACATTTCATGCGGACGACGGTATAAAAGAAGCTCCAGTAAAGATTAGAACAATTGAAGAAGCGCTTAAAGAAAAAATAGAAATTACTCGCCTGCCAGAAGTCAAAGAAGAGCAAGCAGCGCCACCTCCTAAGCCAGTCTCTAAGGTTGCAGAAGTTCCTGTTGAGGTTGCACCTCCCCTAGCTCTACCTCCAGCAGCTAAGCAGGAGGTTAAAGAACTCCTTCCTGAAGAAAGGAGATCCTCTTCGGCTAAGGATGAGAGAGAATATGAATCCCGCCTAGACCCGGCCCTGAAGGAGCCGGAATTGCGGCGAGAGGCCGTCCAGTTTGAGCCTCCCTCTCCCCCGACTCCGCTCTCATGGAAAGAGGTGACCCCGGTTGAGAATAAACGTACAGTTAAACACGAGACGCTTTTGCGTTTTACAGCAGTTGAATTAGAAGGAACTATAGAAAGGTAAAAAGTGATGGGAAGCGGATTTTCTAAGATGAAGAAGCAGGCGCGTCAAATGGAAGAGCAGATGGAGAAGATGCGCGAAGAGATGAAGGCAAAACAAGTTATTGGATCTGCCGGCAACGGTTTAGTTCAGGTGACTCTAAATGGAGAGAAAGAGCTTCAGTCGATTCAGATTCGCCCAGAATGCGTCGACCCTAGCGATCTAGAGGGTCTACAAGATCTAATCAGAGCGGCTTGCAAAGAAGCCTACGAAAAAATCGATGCCGAATCAGGCGCCGCATCTGGCCTCTCCTTCCCCTTCGGCCTCTAAGAAATAGATTCAGAAAAAAAACAGGATCCCTTCGCTGGATCCTGTATGTGTCCTAAAAAAAATCACAAAGTCGAGTCTGCAAAAAGAGATTGGCCAATTAGTGCGACGTTTTTAGTGAGAAGGGCGGAGATCTCGGAGGATGTTTTCAGACCAAGAGCGATCTTAGCCAGAGCTTTTGCTTTTTTAAGCGGGCAGCTGCGCACGGCCTTCTTTACAAATGGAATATAGCGGGGCGCGCACGAGATCTCATCAATTCCAAGTCCCAGAAGCAGAGGAATAAAGAGTGGGTTTGAGGCGATCTCGCCACAGACAGCAACTCTCTTCCCCTTCTTCTTCGCCTCTTCAGCTGTATGCTTAATCATGCGAATGATACTCGGATGCGCGGGAAAACAGAAGTCGCTCATTAATGGATTGCTGCGATCCACACCTAGCGTATACTGCATAAGATCGTTTGTTCCCATAGAGAGAAAGTCGCACTCTTCTGCAAGAGAATCGCAGATGAGCACTGCAGAGGGTACCTCAACCATACACCCTACAGAGAGTTTTTCATTAAATGTAGTTCCTTTGGCTCTAAGCTCTCTTTTCACCTCTTCCAGTATCTCTTTAGACTTTCGAAGCTCTTCAATGTCAGAAATTAGAGGAAGTAGGATGCGGATGTCACCATAGGGAGTCGCGCGGAGAATGGCGCGAAGTTGAGTTTTGAAGATCTCTGTACAACGAAGTAGAAGTCTGATGCCTCTGCATCCCAGTACAGGATTCGACTCTTTCTGAAGACCACTAAGAGCATGACTCTTATCTCCACCTAGATCCATGACGCGTATCACCACAGGCATTCCACCTGCGCGCTCAGCTAGCTGACGATAAGTCAGGTACTGCTCCTCTTCGGCTTCAAAGAGGAAAGGATGGTGCAAAAAGAGGTACTCCGAACGGAAGAGGCCTATGCCAGCCGCTCCTTGCATATGCAAGAACTCGACCTCGCTTAGGCTAGAAATATTCGCTAAAATCGTTACAGCATGGCCATCGGGAGTTTCGGCTTTCAAGCGCGCATCCGACTCAAGGTGCTGATAGTGGGTGTTAAATTTAGATCTCTTCTCTTCATAAAAAAGGATAGTGCTCGGAAGCGGATTTAAGATCACATGCCCCAGGCTTCCATCTACAATCACCCGCTCGGGCTTCTTAGCTATTACATCCTCAATATCGATGCTCGCCACGTAGGGAACGCCCTTAGCGCGTGCGATGAGGGCAGCATGAGAGTTTCCTCCTCCCAGTTCCGTGACGAAGGCTGCAACCTGATGAGCCTGCAGAGCTGCGGTGTAGGAGGGAGCTAGCTCTTTTGAAAAAACAATGGAGTTTGGGGGAATCTCAGCGAACGACTTTACGGGTTCTGGGCATAGATGGTTTAATATGCGCTTTGAGAGGTCTTTTACGTCTACAAAACGCTCTCTGAAAAAGGAGTCTTCAACTTTAGAAAATTTCTTCTCAACTTCTTTGATGACGGAACGAAAAACAGCCTCCGTATTGCGCTGCATGAGCCGAATACGCTCTTCTACATGCGTCGTCATCATCGGATCTTCTAGCATTTGAAGATGCGTATCGATGATTGTAACAGCTTCTAATGAGCCCTGATTTTCAAGGTGTGTTTGCAGCTGCTGCAGATCTTCGCGGCTTGAAAAAAGCGCTTTGCGGTAGCGAGAGATCTCTCGGTCGATCTCTCCCACAGTAATCGGAAATTCAGGAGAGTAGTCTAGATCAGGTATAGAGAGAAAAAACGGAGATCCGATGGCGATTCCATCGCTAACAGGAGAACCCTCTAATCTGCTCTCATCTTCCTTTTTGAAATCCATTATTCCCCAAACTTATTCTCAAAAGCCTCTACTAACTTGTTCAACGCCTCTTGAGCGTCTTCACCTTCAACAGTAATTACAATCTGGGTGTTTTTACTCGCTGCAAGCATGAGTATGCTCATGATGCTGCGCGCGTTGATCGTCTCCTTGCGGCAGGTAAACCAGACAGAGGACTTGTAACTCTGTAAAAGCCTTGCAACAGCCGTAGCTGGCCTTGCATGTAAACCAAGAGCATTCTTAATTTTTACTTTTTGCGACAGTTTCACGTGGTGCCTTCGATTTTCTTGAGGTCTGTTTCTTCTTGATCGTCTCTAGCAACTTTATATTAAACTCTTTAGCAGAATTGTAACCCATCCCTTTCAGACGATGGTTGAGGGCGATCGTCTCAATGAGAAGCACGACATCTCTTCCCGGTTTAACGGGAAGAATATGGTAGGGAACTTTAACCTCTAGAATATCGCAGTACTTCTCCTCTAACCCTACTCGATCATAAAAGCGACGGTCATCCCAGCCCTCTAGCTTTACAACGATATCGATCGCTTTACTATCGCGCACGCATACCGCTCCGTAGAGGTGGGCGACATTGATGATTCCAATTCCTCTAATCTCCATCAAGTGGCGCGTAAGGTCGGGCCCGCACCCTTCCAAATAGGGCCCTTCTCTCAGCCTGATTCTCACTACATCGTCCGAAATTAAGCGGTGGCCTCTCTCGATAAGGCCTAGGGCTGCTTCACTCTTCCCCACAGAGGAGTCTCCTTGAATCAAGACCCCGACCCCGAAAGCTTCAACGAGAGTTCCATGACAGGTAACACTCGGAGAGAACTCCTCATTAAGTATAAAGGTCATCCGACTCATGAGATTCATCTGGCTCATCGCCGTTTGGAAAAGAGGAATACCAAGTTCTTCGCATAACAGGCTTAGCTCCTTTGGAGGAGCGTAGCGTCCGGATACAATGACAGCGGGAATCTCGCTCTTCAAGATCCCCCTTAAACGCTCCATTCTCAGCTGACTATCTTTTAGATCCTTGAGAAACAGAAGCTCTGGATTTCCAAAAACAAGAAGCCTGTTGCCAGCATAATTTTTCAGATAGCCTGAAAGAGCAAGACCGGGAGAGTAGACTTCTGAAAATTTAATAATGCGCTGCATCCCTTTCGATCCGGCAATCACCGTAAGCCCAAGAGGCCCACCATGTTTATCGAAGAGGTTTTGAACACGGTACATAGACAAAAATCATACCAAATTGAAATTGAGGTTCGATTTTAGGCGCACACGTTGTTTTTTAAAAGAGGAATGGGATAGGCTCTCCCGAGTTTAGTGATACAAGCGCTTTTTTGTTGAAGACAAACGTCATGAAGGATATTTCTTATTTATGGCCTACTCAAAAGTTGTGATTGTCGGTGGTGGATTTGCTGGTTTGAATACCGCGAAAGCGCTTAAAAAAGCGAACTTTGATGTTCTTATCATCGATAAGACCAACCACCATCTATTCCAGCCGCTTCTCTATCAAGTTGCAACTGCAGCCCTCTCTCCTGGAGATATCGCGACTCCTATCCGCGAGATTCTCAGCAAACAAGAGAATGCCACTGTGATCATGGGGGAGGTTGTCTCGATAGATAAAACTCTCAAACAGCTCACACTTGCCAATGGCGATATCATCGGCTACGACTATCTTGTCATTGCACCTGGCGCACGCCACTCCTATTTTGGAAATGACCAGTGGGAAAAAAATGCCCCCGGATTAAAAACGATTTCCGACGCTCTTAAAATCCGCGAACAGGTCCTCGTCTCCTTTGAAAAAGCGGAGCGGATGGATAGCATTGCTGAAGCTGCAAAGTTTTTAAATTTCGTTGTGATTGGCGGCGGCCCAACAGGCGTTGAGATGGCAGGTGCAATCGCAGAGATCGCTCACCACACCCTGTTCAAAAATTTTCGTAGGATCAAACCCGAAAAATCGCGCATCTTTCTGATAGAAGCAGCGCCGCACATCCTTCCTACCTATCCCGAAAAGCTCTCCATCCGTGCTAAACACGATCTTGAAGAACTAGGCGTCACAGTACTCGTCAGCACAAAAGTCACCGATGTCACCATAGAAGGAGTGCAGACTGAAGGACTATTCATTGAAGCTCGAAATGTAATCTGGGCGGCAGGAAACCAGGCCTCTCCCCTTCTAAAAAGCTTGGACGTCCCTCTCGACCGACCTGGGCGTGTTATCGTCGGCCCCGATCTGTCGATCCCCGGCCATCCCGACGTCTTCGTCCTCGGCGACGCAGCACATACACCTGGTAAAGATGGCAAGCCTCTTCCAGGAGTTGCAACTGTCGCTATTCAACAGGCCAGATATGTAGCAAAGAATATTCTACATGCGATTCCTCAAGAGCAGAGAAAACCCTTTGTCTATTTCGATAAAGGAAGCATGGCTACAATTGGAAGATCAAAAGCCGTTGTCGCAATCGGCTCGATACGATTTTCTGGTCTACTCGCCTGGCTCGCCTGGTGTTTTGTCCACATCGTCTATCTCATCGGCTTCCGCAATAGACTGAGCGTCATGACAGAGTGGTTCTACCACTTCTTCACAGGAGAAAGAGGCGTCCGCCTCATCTACCGCACCCTTGATCCCGAGCTGAAGAAAAAGAACCATTAGACCTCTTGCGTAATTCCATTTTCTCGTTAAAATTGCACTTTTTGACAAATTTGCCGCAAAATTTCTCGACCATATGTCTACATATGCTCTCAAAATTTTGCGGCAAATTTGTATAAAAATTGCAAATTTTTCCAAGCAAAGCAAATTACGCAAGAGGTCTATTGATCTACTTCTCGGAGTTCTGGCGGGCGGCCCCTGCGCTATTTGTCGGTTGCAATCTTCTCCTCTCTGCTGCTGCGGTCTACTACCCTCATCCAGCTTATATTTTCGCGTGCGCCGTTCTCTGGGTCCCGCTCGCCCTACAAAGAGAGTGGAAAAAACTCCTTTCAACACTTCTTCTCTGCTCTCTATTTTTTGCCCACCTCTCCTATCTTTACCACCCTCCCCAATCTGAAACTGATAAGCCTCAAATCGGTGCAGCTTCGATTTCTGGAACGGGCTATTTTGAGATCGAATCGGTGCGGGAAGTTCAATCGCCTTTCAATCGATCTTATCTCTATCAGGGAAGCCTCAGAAGTTTCGAAACGCAAGAGGGAGAAAAGCTAAAAAATATCCCCTGCAACATCCATCTGCCTTACAAAAAAGAGAGACCGCTCGCCAGCTGCGACTATCTTGTCGAAGGCTCTCTCTTTCAAAAGAGAGCTCATACATTCGTCTTAAAACCGGCAAAAAGCTCCATCTGGCAGCCAGTGCCAAATAGCTTTAGCTTCGCAGAGTGGCGCTACCAGATAAAAGAGCGGGCGCGCAGCTTTTTACACGAGCAGATTCCAAACCCTCGCGCTGCCTCCTTCTTTATTGCTCTTACGATTGGCGATTTAGACGATAGACTTCTCTCCCTAGAATTTGCCAAGGTCGGCCTCCAGCACATCTTAGGCGTTTCCGGTTTTCACTTCGTCCTTCTCGCAGCTTTTCTCGGCTTTCTGCTTCGTCTCTTTCTCCCTTTTAAAGCCACGGCTCTTCTGCTCCTCATTCTTCTTAGCTTCTACTTCTTTTTTGTCGGAAGCGCGCCTGCAGTCGTCCGTGGATGGGTTGCT
Above is a genomic segment from Chlamydiales bacterium containing:
- the ptsP gene encoding phosphoenolpyruvate--protein phosphotransferase, which encodes MDFKKEDESRLEGSPVSDGIAIGSPFFLSIPDLDYSPEFPITVGEIDREISRYRKALFSSREDLQQLQTHLENQGSLEAVTIIDTHLQMLEDPMMTTHVEERIRLMQRNTEAVFRSVIKEVEKKFSKVEDSFFRERFVDVKDLSKRILNHLCPEPVKSFAEIPPNSIVFSKELAPSYTAALQAHQVAAFVTELGGGNSHAALIARAKGVPYVASIDIEDVIAKKPERVIVDGSLGHVILNPLPSTILFYEEKRSKFNTHYQHLESDARLKAETPDGHAVTILANISSLSEVEFLHMQGAAGIGLFRSEYLFLHHPFLFEAEEEQYLTYRQLAERAGGMPVVIRVMDLGGDKSHALSGLQKESNPVLGCRGIRLLLRCTEIFKTQLRAILRATPYGDIRILLPLISDIEELRKSKEILEEVKRELRAKGTTFNEKLSVGCMVEVPSAVLICDSLAEECDFLSMGTNDLMQYTLGVDRSNPLMSDFCFPAHPSIIRMIKHTAEEAKKKGKRVAVCGEIASNPLFIPLLLGLGIDEISCAPRYIPFVKKAVRSCPLKKAKALAKIALGLKTSSEISALLTKNVALIGQSLFADSTL
- a CDS encoding HPr family phosphocarrier protein translates to MKLSQKVKIKNALGLHARPATAVARLLQSYKSSVWFTCRKETINARSIMSILMLAASKNTQIVITVEGEDAQEALNKLVEAFENKFGE
- a CDS encoding HPr kinase/phosphorylase, with translation MYRVQNLFDKHGGPLGLTVIAGSKGMQRIIKFSEVYSPGLALSGYLKNYAGNRLLVFGNPELLFLKDLKDSQLRMERLRGILKSEIPAVIVSGRYAPPKELSLLCEELGIPLFQTAMSQMNLMSRMTFILNEEFSPSVTCHGTLVEAFGVGVLIQGDSSVGKSEAALGLIERGHRLISDDVVRIRLREGPYLEGCGPDLTRHLMEIRGIGIINVAHLYGAVCVRDSKAIDIVVKLEGWDDRRFYDRVGLEEKYCDILEVKVPYHILPVKPGRDVVLLIETIALNHRLKGMGYNSAKEFNIKLLETIKKKQTSRKSKAPRETVAKSKN
- a CDS encoding NAD(P)/FAD-dependent oxidoreductase, whose translation is MAYSKVVIVGGGFAGLNTAKALKKANFDVLIIDKTNHHLFQPLLYQVATAALSPGDIATPIREILSKQENATVIMGEVVSIDKTLKQLTLANGDIIGYDYLVIAPGARHSYFGNDQWEKNAPGLKTISDALKIREQVLVSFEKAERMDSIAEAAKFLNFVVIGGGPTGVEMAGAIAEIAHHTLFKNFRRIKPEKSRIFLIEAAPHILPTYPEKLSIRAKHDLEELGVTVLVSTKVTDVTIEGVQTEGLFIEARNVIWAAGNQASPLLKSLDVPLDRPGRVIVGPDLSIPGHPDVFVLGDAAHTPGKDGKPLPGVATVAIQQARYVAKNILHAIPQEQRKPFVYFDKGSMATIGRSKAVVAIGSIRFSGLLAWLAWCFVHIVYLIGFRNRLSVMTEWFYHFFTGERGVRLIYRTLDPELKKKNH
- a CDS encoding ComEC/Rec2 family competence protein, with protein sequence MIYFSEFWRAAPALFVGCNLLLSAAAVYYPHPAYIFACAVLWVPLALQREWKKLLSTLLLCSLFFAHLSYLYHPPQSETDKPQIGAASISGTGYFEIESVREVQSPFNRSYLYQGSLRSFETQEGEKLKNIPCNIHLPYKKERPLASCDYLVEGSLFQKRAHTFVLKPAKSSIWQPVPNSFSFAEWRYQIKERARSFLHEQIPNPRAASFFIALTIGDLDDRLLSLEFAKVGLQHILGVSGFHFVLLAAFLGFLLRLFLPFKATALLLLILLSFYFFFVGSAPAVVRGWVAICVFLVARLFHLNTSALNALGVGLSVEILWNPISVTTIGFQLSFLCTWAILILYPLFRRGINLILPKRTLQTAVEMSPLHQHGYIFSSLIREALSLNLAVHFASLPLLLFLFHKFPLQSLIYNLFFPFCFSASLLLLLISIIFSFLIPPLGTLLHSCNSAFTGGLLDMIGNASPLLDLSIRTHTLPFWLLILLLSLLFALPFFLKKDR